One part of the Lycium ferocissimum isolate CSIRO_LF1 chromosome 8, AGI_CSIRO_Lferr_CH_V1, whole genome shotgun sequence genome encodes these proteins:
- the LOC132068527 gene encoding peroxidase 3-like: MATFSYFCPLIFMCILVSSHAQLQQNFYAKSCPKAEKIILDYVQKHIPNAPSLAAALIRMHFHDCFVRGCDASVLLNFTSSTGNQTEKVGIPNLTLRGFSFIDDVKKVIEAECPGVVSCADIITLVARDSIMVTGGPFWNVPTGRRDGRISNASETLSDIPAPTSNFSTLQTDFARKGLDLKDLVLLSGAHTIGVSHCSSFSTRLYNFTGTFGTQDPSLDSEYAANLKAKKCKSLNDNITIVEMDPGSFRTFDLSYYKLLLKRRGLFQSDAALTTSTTTKSYIDKLVKGSLKEFYAEFAKAMEKMGRVEVKTGSAGEIRKHCAVVNS; the protein is encoded by the exons ATGGCTACATTTAGCTATTTTTGTCCTCTCATATTTATGTGTATCCTAGTGTCTAGCCATGCTCAATTACAACAAAACTTCTATGCCAAGAGTTGTCCAAAAGCAGAGAAGATTATTTTAGACTATGTCCAGAAACACATTCCAAATGCTCCATCTCTTGCTGCAGCCTTAATAAGAATGCATTTCCATGATTGCTTTGTCAGG GGATGTGATGCATCTGTGCTCTTGAATTTCACTTCAAGTACAGGAAACCAAACTGAAAAAGTGGGAATCCCAAATCTAACACTGAGAGGTTTCTCATTCATTGATGATGTGAAGAAAGTGATTGAAGCTGAATGCCCTGGGGTTGTCTCTTGTGCTGATATTATTACCTTAGTTGCTAGAGACTCTATTATGGTCACA GGAGGTCCTTTTTGGAATGTACCAACTGGAAGAAGAGATGGAAGAATTTCTAATGCTTCAGAGACATTATCAGACATCCCAGCTCCAACCAGTAACTTTTCCACTCTACAAACTGATTTTGCTAGGAAGGGTCTTGACCTCAAAGACTTGGTCCTATTATCTG GTGCTCACACCATTGGAGTCTCTCATTGCTCGTCATTCTCAACGCGTCTATACAATTTTACTGGGACTTTTGGTACTCAAGATCCATCTTTAGACAGCGAATATGCAGCTAACCTTAAGGCCAAAAAATGCAAATCACTCAACGATAACATAACAATAGTCGAAATGGATCCGGGGAGTTTCAGGACATTTGATCTTAGCTACTACAAGCTCTTACTCAAAAGGAGAGGCCTCTTCCAATCTGATGCAGCCTTAACAACAAGTACAACAACAAAGTCATACATCGACAAACTTGTCAAGGGATCACTCAAAGAATTCTATGCTGAGTTTGCTAAGGCCATGGAGAAAATGGGAAGGGTTGAAGTTAAAACAGGTTCTGCTGGTGAAATTAGGAAGCATTGTGCGGTTGTAAATAGTTAA